The proteins below are encoded in one region of Anaerosporomusa subterranea:
- a CDS encoding ABC transporter substrate-binding protein, with product MLKQQKRLLLLAVFILSLSLALAGCGGDKKEAKSALTDKLVIAQSSDALFLDPQQQDEGPTNSINSNIYDGLINRKADLSIIPGLAEKWEQKDPVTWVFYLRKNVIFHNGNAFTADDVVYTIERFSGLKVAGSIVSSVSSVKKIDDYTVEIKTKAPYAAFLADMVKVMIIDKEYVTKVGDQEFNLKPIGTGPYKVKEWIKADHITLEAFDKYWNGPATIKTVIFRPISNEATRTAALLSGEVQLIADVPVRDSEKIQKNEKLALHGIPSLRLIYLTLDVTRDKTPGISLPKNPFKEEKVRQAVRMAIDNESIIKNVMNGHAFVANQGNPKQVAGYVEGLQGVKYNPEQAKKLLAEAGYPNGFTVTLDASNDRYPNDSKVAEALAAQLAKVGITVNLNIMPKSIFFNHIRPGDKTTICLVGWSSDTADAGIWYRSMFYSRDKLKGSGGSNRGHFANAEFDALVDKADASAKMDERTKYLQDATKLLDKEMPFIPIYFQESSYGAMKNIEFNPRLDDYIYAYDIKFKK from the coding sequence ATGTTGAAACAGCAAAAACGACTCTTGTTACTGGCTGTTTTCATTCTGTCTCTGTCACTTGCCTTGGCTGGCTGCGGCGGCGATAAGAAAGAAGCCAAATCGGCGTTAACTGACAAACTTGTTATCGCGCAAAGCTCTGATGCCCTGTTCCTTGACCCGCAACAGCAGGATGAGGGTCCGACCAACTCGATTAACTCGAACATTTATGACGGTTTGATTAATCGCAAAGCAGATCTGTCAATTATTCCTGGTCTCGCGGAGAAGTGGGAACAAAAAGATCCTGTCACCTGGGTTTTTTATTTGCGTAAAAATGTAATCTTCCATAATGGTAATGCGTTTACCGCTGATGATGTAGTCTACACAATCGAGCGATTCTCTGGGTTGAAAGTTGCAGGCAGCATTGTTTCTAGCGTTTCCAGTGTGAAAAAAATTGATGATTATACAGTGGAGATTAAGACCAAGGCACCTTATGCGGCATTTCTTGCTGACATGGTAAAAGTCATGATTATTGATAAAGAGTATGTAACCAAGGTGGGAGACCAGGAGTTTAACTTAAAGCCGATAGGCACAGGACCTTATAAAGTCAAGGAATGGATTAAAGCTGATCACATTACTCTCGAAGCTTTCGATAAATACTGGAACGGTCCGGCAACAATTAAGACTGTTATTTTCCGTCCAATTTCCAATGAGGCTACTCGCACCGCAGCTCTTCTGAGCGGCGAAGTCCAACTGATTGCTGACGTCCCGGTGCGCGACTCAGAGAAGATACAAAAGAATGAAAAGCTCGCGTTGCATGGTATTCCCAGTTTGCGCCTCATCTATCTGACGCTTGACGTTACTCGTGATAAGACGCCAGGAATCAGCCTGCCGAAGAACCCGTTTAAAGAGGAAAAAGTACGACAGGCTGTCCGCATGGCTATCGACAATGAATCGATTATCAAAAATGTGATGAACGGTCATGCATTTGTCGCCAACCAAGGCAACCCCAAGCAGGTCGCCGGCTATGTAGAAGGACTTCAAGGCGTAAAGTATAATCCGGAACAGGCAAAGAAGCTGTTAGCTGAGGCTGGCTACCCGAATGGCTTTACCGTTACCCTTGACGCATCCAATGATCGTTATCCCAATGATTCCAAGGTTGCCGAAGCGCTGGCGGCTCAGCTCGCAAAAGTGGGCATCACGGTAAACCTCAACATCATGCCGAAATCAATTTTCTTTAACCATATCCGTCCAGGCGATAAAACCACAATTTGCTTGGTCGGCTGGAGTTCAGACACGGCTGATGCAGGCATCTGGTACCGGTCGATGTTCTACAGCCGTGATAAGCTGAAGGGAAGTGGCGGCTCCAACCGCGGCCACTTTGCAAATGCCGAGTTTGATGCGCTGGTTGACAAGGCTGATGCTTCGGCGAAGATGGATGAACGCACGAAGTATCTGCAGGATGCGACTAAGCTCCTCGACAAAGAAATGCCGTTCATTCCTATTTACTTCCAAGAGTCTAGCTATGGTGCGATGAAAAACATCGAGTTCAATCCGCGACTTGATGATTACATCTATGCATATGACATTAAGTTCAAAAAGTAG
- a CDS encoding ABC transporter permease → MMKKMVNAWRKSESFYNFKTNPLAIMGAGLLAFFMLMAIVGPFLTPQDPYNLKELSLDNSFRPPVWLDGEARFALGTDQQGRDLLSGIVYGVRISMFVGVSATILSLLLGTFFGIIAGYRGGWVDSLIMRIADVQLSFPSMLIALFIMVAFGRGIEKLILALTLVGWVTYARTVRGSTLAERNKEYVEAARVCGFPAWVIMFRHILPNVLTPLIVIATIQVGNFILTEATLSFLGVGVPITKPSLGLLLSNGYQVLFSGLWWVSVFPGIALLMMVVGVNLLGDFLRDELNPRLK, encoded by the coding sequence ATGATGAAAAAAATGGTAAACGCATGGCGAAAGTCAGAAAGCTTTTACAACTTTAAGACCAATCCACTTGCCATTATGGGGGCAGGACTGCTTGCGTTTTTTATGCTAATGGCGATTGTCGGACCGTTTTTGACCCCGCAGGATCCGTACAACTTGAAAGAATTAAGCCTGGACAATTCCTTTCGCCCACCGGTCTGGCTTGACGGCGAGGCTCGGTTTGCCTTGGGCACAGATCAGCAGGGACGTGACCTATTGAGCGGCATCGTCTACGGTGTGCGCATCTCTATGTTCGTCGGGGTATCTGCGACTATCTTGTCCTTGCTTTTAGGAACATTTTTCGGGATCATCGCCGGTTATCGCGGCGGTTGGGTTGATTCGCTAATCATGCGTATCGCCGATGTGCAGTTGTCGTTTCCCAGCATGTTGATTGCTTTGTTTATCATGGTCGCGTTTGGCCGTGGCATTGAAAAGCTGATTTTGGCTCTGACCCTGGTGGGCTGGGTCACCTATGCGCGGACGGTGCGCGGTTCGACGCTGGCAGAGCGAAATAAAGAATATGTCGAAGCGGCTCGGGTATGCGGCTTTCCGGCATGGGTAATCATGTTCCGTCATATCTTACCGAACGTACTGACACCGTTGATTGTCATCGCCACTATCCAAGTAGGCAACTTTATTCTGACAGAGGCAACGCTCAGCTTTTTAGGCGTCGGCGTGCCAATCACCAAACCGTCGCTGGGCCTGCTGCTGTCTAATGGCTACCAGGTGCTTTTCAGCGGTTTGTGGTGGGTTTCGGTTTTCCCGGGCATCGCGCTGCTGATGATGGTTGTCGGAGTCAACCTGCTGGGGGACTTTTTGCGCGATGAACTCAATCCGAGGCTGAAATAG
- a CDS encoding ABC transporter ATP-binding protein, producing the protein MSEYLLEVNNLKTWFYTFRGVVKAVDGVSFSLKKGEVLGIVGESGCGKSITGFSILKLIDPPGQFEGGGITFEGEDLLAKSEEEMHAIRGNKISMVFQDPMTSLNPLYTIGQQIEESLAIHQTQLGKKERRAKAIELLKAVGIPAPQERISSYPHEFSGGMRQRVIIAISLATNPELIIADEPTTALDVTVQAQVIRRLLELVRSQNTSLILITHDLALVSEAADKIVVMYCGKVVERGTVTDIIESPAHPYTVGLLRSIPRLTDEQSRLEQIPGMVPSPFDLPPGCKFAPRCRYCQDICRREEPEEAVMTEGHRVACHFPLKGGLACD; encoded by the coding sequence ATGAGCGAATATTTATTAGAAGTTAACAATTTGAAGACTTGGTTTTATACGTTTCGCGGCGTGGTTAAAGCGGTTGACGGGGTCAGCTTTTCACTCAAGAAAGGCGAGGTTCTCGGCATTGTCGGCGAATCCGGCTGCGGCAAATCCATCACCGGTTTTTCTATCTTAAAGCTAATTGATCCGCCCGGTCAGTTTGAAGGCGGCGGCATTACCTTTGAGGGCGAAGACTTGCTCGCAAAAAGCGAGGAAGAGATGCATGCCATTCGCGGCAATAAGATTTCTATGGTGTTTCAGGACCCGATGACTTCTTTGAATCCACTTTATACGATTGGGCAGCAGATAGAGGAATCGCTCGCCATTCATCAGACACAACTCGGTAAGAAGGAACGGCGCGCCAAAGCCATCGAACTCTTAAAAGCAGTCGGCATCCCTGCGCCCCAAGAGCGGATTAGCAGTTATCCGCACGAATTTAGCGGCGGCATGCGGCAGAGGGTGATTATTGCAATATCACTCGCGACCAATCCAGAGCTGATTATCGCTGATGAGCCGACTACCGCGCTTGACGTCACCGTGCAGGCGCAAGTCATCCGTCGTCTCTTGGAACTGGTACGCAGCCAGAATACTTCCCTGATTTTAATTACCCATGATCTGGCCTTGGTGTCAGAGGCCGCAGACAAAATAGTTGTTATGTACTGCGGCAAGGTAGTCGAACGTGGCACAGTTACTGACATCATCGAATCGCCTGCTCATCCTTATACAGTCGGCTTGCTGCGTTCCATTCCACGTCTTACTGACGAACAAAGCAGGCTGGAACAAATACCTGGCATGGTGCCTAGTCCGTTTGACCTGCCACCTGGCTGCAAGTTTGCACCCCGATGCCGGTACTGTCAGGACATCTGCCGGCGCGAGGAACCAGAGGAGGCAGTGATGACTGAAGGCCACAGAGTCGCCTGCCATTTTCCTTTGAAAGGAGGCTTGGCCTGTGACTAA
- a CDS encoding ABC transporter permease, producing the protein MLQYTLQRFGQMLLVLLVVSVIVFGIMNLTGDPVLLLVPPEATDEEINLAREQLGLNLPLWEQYGIFLNNAVHGNLGVSFVFRRPAVDLILERMPATLEMTVFAMLLAGVVAIPLGVFAGAYPNTLASRGIMSLSLLGISLPSFWLGIMLILLFAVETTLLPSSGRGEAETIFGLRISIFTWDGIQHIIMPALTLAVGQMAMLIRLTRAGIMEVMRQDYIKFAKAKGVSEQSVLFGHALKNALIPVITVFGLQFGQLIAFATITETIFSWPGMGKLLIDSIYRIDRPVIVAYLLMVAVLFVVINFLVDLIYTLIDPRIEMR; encoded by the coding sequence TTGCTGCAATACACGCTGCAGCGTTTTGGACAAATGCTGCTAGTTCTTTTGGTCGTTTCTGTCATTGTATTCGGTATCATGAACTTGACCGGCGATCCCGTGCTCCTCTTAGTGCCGCCGGAGGCGACTGATGAAGAGATCAATTTGGCCCGCGAACAGTTAGGTTTAAATCTCCCGCTCTGGGAGCAGTATGGCATTTTTTTGAATAATGCCGTACATGGCAATCTTGGTGTATCGTTTGTCTTCCGCCGTCCTGCTGTGGACCTGATCCTGGAGCGCATGCCTGCTACCCTTGAAATGACTGTATTCGCGATGCTGCTCGCAGGGGTGGTTGCCATCCCGCTCGGTGTCTTTGCGGGCGCATACCCGAATACGCTTGCCAGTCGGGGCATCATGTCGCTCTCTCTGTTGGGGATTTCTTTGCCTTCCTTTTGGCTTGGCATCATGTTAATCTTATTGTTTGCGGTAGAGACGACGCTCTTGCCATCTTCTGGCCGGGGAGAAGCGGAGACCATCTTCGGCCTGCGGATTAGCATCTTTACGTGGGACGGCATCCAGCATATTATCATGCCGGCGTTGACTCTAGCGGTCGGTCAGATGGCTATGCTGATCCGCTTGACTCGCGCCGGAATCATGGAAGTGATGCGCCAAGATTATATCAAGTTTGCAAAAGCAAAGGGTGTATCTGAACAAAGCGTACTGTTTGGTCACGCCTTAAAGAACGCCCTCATTCCGGTTATCACCGTGTTTGGTCTGCAATTTGGTCAGCTAATTGCCTTTGCTACCATCACTGAGACCATCTTCTCGTGGCCAGGCATGGGCAAGCTGCTTATTGACTCTATTTACAGGATTGATCGCCCTGTCATTGTCGCGTATCTGTTGATGGTTGCTGTCCTGTTTGTTGTCATCAATTTCCTGGTTGATTTGATTTACACGCTAATCGACCCGCGAATTGAGATGAGGTGA
- a CDS encoding ABC transporter ATP-binding protein translates to MTKPLLEVNNLTQRFALSKGIWQELRLEGGRLVRRSRHVHAVNDVSFTVGRGEVFSIVGESGCGKSTTARTIIKLIEPRSGQIVYDGEDITAYDAKQMLPFRRRMQMVFQNPYASLNPRHTIRRILTEPMLFHKLAVDRREADDKAMLLLDKVGLRQEQADRFPHQFSGGQRQRISIARALALSPEFVIADEPVSALDVSIQAQILNLMMDLREEFNLSYLFIAHDLAVVKHISDRIAVMYLGKIVEMGPKQELFARPLHPYTQGLFASVPKLGGKSLQETSLSGDVPATPTELPIGCHFHARCPYTRPICHEQAPMMKDSGSGHYAACHILEG, encoded by the coding sequence GTGACTAAACCACTTTTAGAAGTAAACAATTTGACACAGCGGTTCGCTTTATCGAAAGGCATTTGGCAGGAACTGCGTCTGGAGGGAGGGCGGCTTGTCCGTCGTTCACGCCATGTTCATGCTGTCAATGATGTCAGCTTTACGGTAGGGCGCGGCGAGGTGTTCAGTATCGTCGGTGAATCAGGCTGCGGCAAGTCCACGACCGCCCGGACGATCATCAAGCTGATCGAGCCGCGTTCCGGCCAAATCGTCTATGACGGCGAAGACATCACCGCCTATGACGCAAAACAGATGCTGCCGTTTCGACGCCGTATGCAGATGGTATTTCAAAATCCCTATGCGTCCTTGAATCCGCGGCACACTATTCGACGTATTCTGACCGAGCCGATGCTGTTTCACAAGCTGGCCGTTGACCGCCGGGAAGCGGATGACAAGGCTATGCTTCTCCTCGATAAGGTCGGACTTCGACAAGAGCAGGCTGATCGCTTTCCTCATCAATTCAGCGGCGGTCAGAGGCAGCGCATCAGCATCGCGCGAGCACTGGCATTAAGTCCGGAATTCGTCATTGCTGATGAACCGGTGTCTGCGCTCGACGTATCTATCCAGGCGCAGATACTCAATCTGATGATGGATCTGCGGGAAGAATTCAACCTTTCGTATCTCTTTATCGCCCACGATCTGGCGGTAGTTAAACATATCAGCGACAGAATCGCAGTCATGTATCTTGGTAAAATCGTCGAGATGGGACCCAAACAGGAGTTGTTTGCACGGCCGCTACATCCCTATACCCAGGGCTTATTTGCATCGGTGCCCAAATTAGGCGGAAAAAGCCTACAAGAGACTTCCCTGAGTGGTGATGTGCCAGCTACTCCGACTGAATTGCCGATAGGCTGTCATTTTCACGCCCGTTGTCCTTATACGCGGCCGATCTGTCACGAGCAGGCGCCAATGATGAAAGACTCGGGCAGTGGACACTATGCAGCTTGCCATATTCTTGAAGGATAA